The Actinopolyspora erythraea genome has a segment encoding these proteins:
- a CDS encoding bifunctional glycosyltransferase family 2/GtrA family protein, producing MTASPTSRENRGATFQFPRAEPAESNERARPETTSPSLGPSTVDIVIPVHNEERALRGCVTTLHGRLRNGFPFPWRITVVDNASTDGTPALAEQLAEEMRGVDCLRLDRKGRGLALRTAWGSTDADIAVYMDVDLSTGLDGLLPLVAPLASGHSDMAIGSRLAPAARTVRGPRRELISRCYNKLIRLTHGSRFSDAQCGFKAIRTAALRPLLHATNDDAWFFDTELLLLAEHNGLRIHEVPVDWIEDTDSRVRVFNTAVDDLRGLWRIARRKRTGAARVAVPPRGPVTAEHPDAVLAPDSKRSRLFGQIGYFALIGVFSTVGQAVLYWLLRQWWPAVAANFVSLLVLTVLNTEANRRLSFRDSGTGVGRAHIGAGGLFLLGYLVTSAAVLLYDSAAGNASPASESVVLACASVLVTAIRFLLLRTTVFRRDESEPSRRESGEAN from the coding sequence ATGACCGCGAGTCCGACGAGTCGCGAGAACCGCGGGGCGACGTTCCAGTTCCCCCGCGCGGAACCAGCCGAGTCGAACGAACGAGCCCGCCCGGAAACCACGTCCCCGTCGCTGGGCCCGAGCACCGTGGACATCGTCATCCCGGTCCACAACGAGGAGCGCGCCCTGCGGGGCTGTGTCACGACACTGCACGGGCGGTTGCGGAACGGCTTCCCGTTCCCCTGGCGCATCACTGTCGTGGACAACGCCAGCACCGACGGCACCCCCGCGCTGGCCGAACAGCTCGCCGAGGAGATGCGGGGGGTCGACTGCCTGCGCCTCGACCGCAAGGGACGCGGCCTGGCGCTGCGCACGGCCTGGGGCAGCACCGACGCCGACATCGCGGTCTACATGGACGTGGACCTGTCCACCGGCCTGGACGGGCTGCTGCCGCTGGTCGCCCCGCTGGCCAGCGGCCACTCCGACATGGCCATCGGCAGCAGGCTCGCCCCGGCCGCGCGCACCGTGCGGGGACCACGGCGCGAACTGATCTCGCGCTGCTACAACAAGCTGATCAGGCTCACCCACGGCAGCCGGTTCAGCGACGCGCAGTGCGGTTTCAAGGCGATACGCACCGCGGCGCTGCGCCCGCTGCTGCACGCCACCAACGACGACGCGTGGTTCTTCGACACCGAGCTACTGCTGCTGGCCGAGCACAACGGTCTGCGGATCCACGAGGTGCCGGTCGACTGGATCGAGGACACCGACAGCAGGGTGCGGGTGTTCAACACCGCCGTGGACGACCTGCGCGGGCTCTGGCGGATCGCCCGCCGCAAACGCACCGGAGCGGCCCGGGTGGCCGTTCCTCCGCGCGGGCCGGTCACCGCCGAGCACCCCGACGCGGTGCTGGCCCCGGATTCCAAGCGTTCCCGGCTGTTCGGGCAGATCGGCTACTTCGCGCTGATCGGGGTGTTCTCCACCGTCGGGCAGGCGGTGCTGTACTGGCTGCTGCGCCAGTGGTGGCCCGCGGTGGCGGCCAACTTCGTCTCACTGCTGGTGCTGACGGTCCTGAACACGGAGGCCAACCGTCGGCTCTCCTTCCGGGACTCCGGTACCGGGGTGGGGCGGGCCCACATCGGCGCGGGCGGGCTGTTCCTGCTCGGCTACCTGGTGACCTCGGCGGCCGTGCTGCTCTACGACTCGGCGGCGGGCAACGCCTCCCCCGCCTCGGAATCGGTGGTGCTGGCGTGCGCCTCCGTCCTGGTCACCGCGATCCGCTTCCTGCTGCTGCGAACGACCGTGTTCCGCCGCGACGAGTCCGAGCCGTCCCGGCGGGAATCCGGGGAGGCGAATTGA
- a CDS encoding S8 family serine peptidase, which translates to MQHPTTGRGRLASLCLGAAVASSFGLATALPAQAATGEIRGAEAETAIANDYIVVFEDMAATGPGGVSAAATDLGSRYGGEVQRTYETALRGFSVSMDEAAAERLAADPSVKYVEQNRRVHALGTQQNPPSYGLDRIDQRDLPMDDSYTYPNGGEGVTAYVIDTGIRTSHETFGGRASSGYDFVDGDSVANDCNGHGTHVAGTVGGAEYGVAKNVDLVGVRVLDCQGSGSYAGVIDGIDWVTQNADGPAVANMSLGGSASSAVDDAVRSSISAGVTYGIAAGNSSADACDYSPARVESAITVGATNSRDGEASYSNYGDCLDIYAPGSDITSAWIGSDTDTNTISGTSMATPHVVGAAALLLADTPSASPAQVRDSMVNNASTGKISGIGPGSPNKLLYVGDSDGGDPQPPENSAPTASFTVDCTTAGCDFDASASSDSDGSVESYAWQFGDGATATGSTASHSYGGGQFTATLTVTDNDGATGTDTHQIDCYDFGTVYCFA; encoded by the coding sequence ATGCAGCACCCGACAACGGGGCGTGGCAGGCTCGCGAGCCTGTGCCTGGGCGCCGCCGTGGCGTCCTCTTTCGGGCTCGCCACGGCACTGCCCGCCCAGGCCGCGACGGGCGAGATCCGCGGTGCCGAAGCCGAAACGGCCATCGCCAACGACTACATCGTCGTGTTCGAGGACATGGCCGCCACCGGTCCCGGTGGTGTGAGCGCGGCGGCGACCGACCTCGGTAGCCGCTACGGCGGTGAGGTCCAGCGGACCTACGAGACCGCGCTGCGCGGCTTCTCCGTCTCGATGGACGAAGCGGCCGCCGAGCGGCTCGCCGCCGATCCCAGCGTCAAGTACGTCGAGCAGAACCGGCGCGTGCACGCGCTCGGTACGCAGCAGAACCCGCCCTCGTACGGGCTGGACCGGATCGATCAGCGCGATCTCCCGATGGACGACTCCTACACCTATCCCAACGGGGGCGAGGGAGTCACGGCCTACGTCATCGACACCGGGATCAGGACCAGCCACGAGACCTTCGGCGGCCGCGCCTCCAGCGGTTACGACTTCGTCGACGGCGACTCCGTGGCCAACGACTGCAACGGTCACGGAACCCACGTGGCGGGCACCGTCGGCGGTGCCGAGTACGGCGTCGCCAAGAACGTCGACCTCGTCGGTGTGCGCGTGCTCGACTGCCAGGGCAGCGGTTCCTATGCGGGCGTCATCGACGGCATCGACTGGGTCACCCAGAACGCCGACGGTCCCGCCGTGGCCAACATGAGCCTCGGCGGTTCCGCCAGCAGCGCCGTGGACGACGCGGTGCGCAGTTCGATCTCGGCAGGAGTCACCTACGGCATCGCCGCCGGGAATTCCTCGGCCGACGCCTGCGACTACTCGCCGGCCAGGGTCGAGTCGGCCATCACGGTCGGTGCCACCAACAGCCGGGACGGCGAGGCCAGCTACTCCAACTACGGTGACTGCCTGGACATCTACGCCCCCGGCAGCGACATCACCTCCGCCTGGATCGGCAGCGACACCGACACCAACACCATCAGCGGTACCTCCATGGCGACCCCGCACGTCGTCGGCGCCGCCGCCCTGCTGCTGGCCGACACCCCCTCCGCGAGCCCGGCACAGGTTCGCGACTCCATGGTGAACAACGCCAGCACCGGCAAGATCTCCGGCATCGGGCCCGGATCGCCGAACAAGCTGCTCTATGTGGGAGACAGCGACGGCGGGGACCCGCAGCCGCCGGAGAACAGCGCTCCGACCGCGTCCTTCACGGTCGACTGCACCACCGCCGGGTGTGACTTCGACGCCTCCGCCTCCAGCGACTCGGACGGCTCGGTGGAGTCCTACGCCTGGCAGTTCGGTGACGGTGCCACCGCCACCGGGAGCACCGCCAGCCACAGCTACGGCGGCGGCCAGTTCACCGCCACGCTGACCGTCACCGACAACGACGGGGCGACCGGCACGGACACGCACCAGATCGACTGCTACGACTTCGGCACGGTGTACTGCTTCGCCTGA
- a CDS encoding DUF4442 domain-containing protein — MTADFDWVADAMAKTVPWVSTAGIEFVELERQRVVCSLRDVPEQRNHVGGPHAAVMFGLAETASGAVTLAAFTPLLERATPLVARSEIAYRKLALGDLTTEAVLGREIEEVRAELDGGTRPEFPVHCTIRDGEHNTTGEMTVYWTLRPNDS; from the coding sequence ATGACCGCCGACTTCGACTGGGTCGCCGACGCGATGGCCAAGACCGTTCCCTGGGTTTCCACCGCGGGAATCGAGTTCGTGGAACTGGAGCGGCAACGAGTCGTGTGCTCGCTGCGCGACGTACCGGAACAGCGCAACCACGTGGGCGGTCCGCACGCCGCCGTGATGTTCGGACTCGCCGAGACCGCCTCCGGCGCGGTGACGCTGGCCGCCTTCACCCCCCTGCTGGAACGCGCCACACCGCTGGTGGCCCGTTCCGAGATCGCCTACCGCAAGCTCGCCCTCGGCGACCTGACCACCGAAGCCGTACTCGGACGGGAGATCGAGGAGGTCCGGGCCGAGCTCGACGGCGGGACGCGTCCCGAGTTCCCGGTGCACTGCACCATCCGGGACGGCGAGCACAACACCACCGGCGAGATGACGGTGTACTGGACGCTGCGCCCGAACGACTCCTGA
- a CDS encoding NUDIX domain-containing protein — protein sequence MARTSAGILVYRRREGGAEVLLGHMGGPVWRHRDEGAWSVPKGEYDPEETAWEAARREFREELGVDPPDGRFESLGSARQSGGKLVTVWAVPGQLDPGSVVPGTFEMEWPRGSGRIREFPEIDRVAWFDLEQAYRGILPAQRVFLDRLADLLEADPGEWE from the coding sequence GTGGCCAGAACCAGCGCGGGGATACTCGTCTACCGGAGGCGGGAGGGCGGTGCCGAGGTGCTGCTCGGGCACATGGGCGGTCCCGTCTGGCGGCACCGCGACGAGGGCGCCTGGTCGGTGCCCAAGGGGGAGTACGACCCCGAGGAGACCGCCTGGGAGGCGGCGCGGCGGGAGTTCCGCGAGGAGCTGGGCGTGGATCCGCCCGACGGGCGTTTCGAGTCGCTGGGCAGTGCGCGGCAGTCGGGCGGCAAGCTCGTGACCGTGTGGGCGGTGCCGGGGCAGCTAGATCCGGGGTCGGTGGTGCCCGGCACCTTCGAGATGGAGTGGCCGAGGGGGTCGGGGCGGATCCGGGAGTTCCCGGAGATCGACCGGGTCGCCTGGTTCGACCTCGAACAGGCCTACCGCGGGATCCTGCCCGCCCAGCGGGTGTTCCTCGACCGGCTGGCGGACCTGCTCGAAGCCGATCCGGGCGAGTGGGAGTGA
- a CDS encoding potassium/proton antiporter: protein MSLQELYLALFAGGLVLLAGIVATRFATRIGLPSLLLFLLLGMLLGEDGLGIQLDDPQLAQNLGTAALAMILVEGGLTTRWSDVSRSLAPAGALATLGVGISVGVTALAAHLLLGLDWRLALLLGAIVSSTDAAAVFSVLRVLPIPRRAAGLLEAESGFNDAPTVILVVLLSSTPLLMSPWHVVGSLLYQLGVGALLGLALGGLGAVVLPRIALPASGLYPLAIFGIGVLAFATAGVVGASGFIAAYLAGLVLANTGLPHRSATRSFAEGLGWLAQIGLFVLLGLLVDPSELYHEVLDALVIGTVLLLVARPLAVAGSLLPFRVPWRQHVFLSWAGLRGAVPIVLATFPVVAGVSGSERLVDLVFLLVVVFTLVQGPSLRPVARLLGIITPEGAREVRVESAPLDVLDAELLTVSVPEGSRLHYVTVMELQLPEPSVIALLVRNGSVFVPRPESRIEIGDQLLIVTTSARRADTERRLRAVGRRGRLAYWFGEYGELA, encoded by the coding sequence ATGAGCCTGCAGGAGCTCTACCTGGCCCTCTTCGCGGGCGGACTGGTCCTGCTGGCCGGGATCGTCGCCACCAGGTTCGCCACCCGGATCGGGCTGCCCAGCCTGTTGCTGTTCCTCCTGCTCGGCATGCTCCTCGGCGAGGACGGGCTGGGGATCCAGCTCGACGACCCCCAGCTGGCGCAGAACCTCGGCACCGCCGCGCTGGCGATGATCCTGGTGGAAGGTGGGTTGACCACCAGGTGGTCCGACGTGTCCAGGTCGTTGGCACCGGCCGGTGCGCTGGCGACCCTCGGAGTCGGGATAAGCGTCGGTGTCACGGCCCTGGCGGCGCACCTGCTGCTGGGGCTGGACTGGCGGTTGGCGCTGCTGCTCGGCGCCATCGTGTCCTCCACCGACGCGGCGGCGGTGTTCTCGGTGCTGCGGGTACTGCCCATCCCCAGGCGCGCGGCCGGGCTGCTCGAAGCCGAGTCCGGTTTCAACGACGCGCCGACGGTCATCCTCGTCGTGCTGCTGAGCTCCACGCCGCTGCTGATGAGCCCCTGGCACGTGGTGGGGTCGTTGCTCTACCAGCTCGGCGTCGGCGCGCTGCTCGGTCTGGCGCTGGGCGGGCTCGGCGCCGTCGTGCTGCCTCGGATCGCGCTGCCCGCCTCCGGGCTGTATCCACTGGCCATCTTCGGGATCGGCGTGCTGGCGTTCGCCACGGCCGGGGTGGTGGGCGCGAGCGGGTTCATCGCCGCCTACCTGGCCGGTCTGGTGCTGGCCAACACCGGCCTGCCGCACCGCTCCGCCACCCGCTCGTTCGCCGAAGGGCTCGGCTGGCTGGCGCAGATCGGGCTGTTCGTGCTGCTCGGCCTGCTGGTCGACCCGAGCGAGCTGTACCACGAGGTGCTGGACGCCCTGGTGATCGGCACAGTGCTGCTGCTGGTGGCTCGCCCGCTGGCCGTGGCGGGCTCGCTGCTGCCGTTCCGGGTCCCCTGGCGGCAGCACGTCTTCCTGTCCTGGGCGGGGCTGCGCGGCGCCGTGCCCATCGTGCTGGCGACCTTCCCGGTGGTGGCCGGGGTGAGCGGCAGCGAACGGCTGGTCGACCTCGTGTTCCTGCTGGTGGTGGTGTTCACCCTCGTGCAGGGGCCGAGCCTGCGTCCGGTGGCGCGGTTGCTGGGGATCATCACCCCCGAGGGAGCTCGTGAGGTGCGGGTGGAGTCGGCCCCGTTGGACGTGCTCGACGCCGAACTGCTGACCGTGTCCGTCCCGGAGGGATCGCGGCTGCACTACGTCACCGTGATGGAGTTGCAACTGCCCGAGCCCAGCGTGATCGCCCTGCTCGTCCGGAACGGTTCCGTGTTCGTGCCGCGGCCCGAGAGCAGGATCGAGATCGGTGACCAGCTGTTGATCGTCACCACCAGCGCCAGGCGGGCCGACACCGAGCGCAGGCTCCGGGCGGTGGGGCGCCGGGGCAGGCTCGCCTACTGGTTCGGCGAGTACGGCGAACTCGCCTGA
- a CDS encoding ArnT family glycosyltransferase, protein MSTETTEAGDHMGSTRISGTVTEAPNGDGHRPTGHRAASGSAWPRIALAAILLLAAGLYGWAIGSLGWGNTYYSAAVKSMGESWVNFLFGSFDPAGVVTVDKPPAALWPQVISSEIFGMQGWALILPQVVEGVLTVLLLHRTVRRWAGEGAGLIAALVLTLTPVTVAINRDNNPDPLLMLFLVAAAYALTRALQATRGRDATLWLCGAAALIGCGFLTKMLAAWMVVPAFVVVWLIGSRFGWGTKLAQLAAAAVSLLVSSMWWVAMVELWPGEHPYIGGSEDGSAWSLVIGYNGLGRIFGGEGPGGGNAGGGSGSGSANGTGGFPGSSGEPTGGGFPGGGGQGGGPGGGFAGGSGPLRLFNEQLGGQISWLLPLCLIALLLAVAVGVLRRGGDRTVGEPLAASGWTLWGTWLLICGAVFSFQQGTIHPYYTTQLAPAVAALCGGLVVLLVRAHRADSRWVPVVGVLGVVATTCWAAVIIRRTPEWMGWLAWVVLGVGALAVVLLALGWKWSRLLPPAAACSVVAVLLAPGAWAIAEPAGGSTGMGGTNPTAGPSTMGGPGGGRGGNGQFGDGNTPPGTSGQSNGSGDGGSGMPGRSGNGFGGSGSGQGGPGRPGNGSGDGPSDDQGQSGDHGRSGNGSGGFPGGGGNGGPGGGASLSERQRAVLDYAVRHSGSARIKLAISGGSMSASSFILDSDATVIGMGGFTGSDNAPSVSQLEEWTDSGELRYVLGSDGGRGGGPGGGGYSQQRSEWIEQNCSEVDSSEYLSDGQSETGGQNGDDGGASGSAPGTGRASTLYECE, encoded by the coding sequence TTGAGCACCGAGACAACGGAGGCAGGCGACCACATGGGTTCCACGCGGATCTCGGGGACCGTCACCGAGGCCCCGAACGGGGATGGACACCGCCCCACCGGTCATCGCGCCGCGAGCGGCTCAGCGTGGCCGAGGATCGCCCTGGCGGCGATCCTGCTGCTCGCGGCCGGACTGTACGGCTGGGCGATCGGCTCGCTGGGCTGGGGAAACACCTACTACTCGGCGGCGGTGAAGTCGATGGGCGAGAGCTGGGTGAACTTCCTGTTCGGATCGTTCGACCCGGCCGGAGTCGTCACCGTCGACAAACCACCGGCCGCGCTGTGGCCGCAGGTGATCAGCAGCGAGATCTTCGGCATGCAGGGCTGGGCGCTGATCCTGCCGCAGGTGGTCGAGGGCGTGCTCACCGTGCTGCTGCTGCACCGCACGGTGCGGCGCTGGGCCGGTGAGGGCGCCGGGCTGATCGCGGCCCTCGTCCTGACGCTGACCCCAGTCACGGTGGCGATCAACCGGGACAACAACCCCGACCCGCTGCTGATGCTGTTCCTGGTGGCGGCCGCCTACGCCCTGACCCGCGCGTTGCAGGCCACCCGCGGCCGCGACGCCACGCTGTGGCTGTGCGGGGCGGCCGCGCTGATCGGCTGCGGTTTCCTCACCAAGATGCTGGCCGCGTGGATGGTCGTGCCCGCTTTCGTCGTGGTCTGGCTGATCGGTTCCCGGTTCGGCTGGGGGACGAAGCTGGCGCAGTTGGCGGCAGCGGCGGTGTCGCTGCTCGTGTCGTCGATGTGGTGGGTCGCGATGGTCGAGCTCTGGCCGGGTGAGCACCCCTACATCGGCGGCAGCGAGGACGGCTCGGCGTGGAGCCTGGTCATCGGCTACAACGGCCTCGGCCGGATATTCGGCGGCGAAGGCCCCGGCGGGGGTAATGCCGGTGGCGGTTCCGGCAGTGGATCGGCGAACGGCACGGGCGGCTTCCCCGGAAGCTCTGGTGAACCGACCGGCGGTGGCTTTCCCGGCGGAGGTGGCCAGGGCGGTGGCCCCGGTGGCGGTTTCGCGGGCGGTTCGGGCCCGCTGCGGCTGTTCAACGAGCAGCTGGGCGGCCAGATCAGCTGGCTGCTGCCACTGTGCCTGATCGCGCTGCTGCTGGCCGTCGCGGTGGGTGTGCTGCGGCGCGGTGGTGACCGGACCGTGGGAGAACCGCTGGCCGCCAGTGGCTGGACGCTGTGGGGGACGTGGCTGCTGATCTGCGGCGCTGTCTTCTCGTTCCAGCAGGGCACGATCCATCCCTACTACACGACCCAGCTCGCACCAGCCGTGGCCGCACTGTGCGGCGGCCTGGTGGTGCTGCTCGTGCGGGCACACCGCGCCGATTCCCGCTGGGTGCCCGTCGTGGGTGTGCTCGGCGTGGTGGCCACCACCTGCTGGGCCGCGGTGATCATCCGGCGCACTCCCGAGTGGATGGGCTGGCTGGCCTGGGTGGTGCTCGGTGTCGGTGCGCTGGCCGTCGTGCTGCTGGCCCTCGGCTGGAAGTGGTCGCGGCTGCTGCCGCCGGCGGCCGCCTGCTCGGTGGTCGCCGTGCTGCTGGCCCCGGGTGCCTGGGCGATCGCCGAACCGGCGGGTGGCTCCACCGGTATGGGAGGAACCAACCCGACGGCCGGGCCGTCGACGATGGGCGGCCCCGGGGGCGGCCGGGGCGGCAACGGTCAGTTCGGCGACGGGAACACTCCCCCGGGTACTTCGGGGCAGTCGAACGGCTCGGGCGACGGGGGATCCGGTATGCCGGGGCGGTCCGGCAACGGATTCGGTGGCTCCGGAAGTGGGCAGGGTGGGCCCGGCCGGCCGGGGAACGGCTCGGGCGACGGGCCATCAGACGACCAGGGCCAGTCCGGGGACCACGGGCGGTCCGGCAACGGCTCCGGGGGTTTCCCGGGCGGCGGTGGCAACGGCGGCCCCGGTGGCGGAGCCTCGCTGAGCGAGCGGCAGCGGGCGGTCCTGGACTACGCCGTGCGGCACTCGGGATCGGCCCGCATCAAGCTGGCGATCAGCGGCGGGTCCATGTCCGCCTCGTCGTTTATCCTCGACAGCGACGCCACGGTCATCGGAATGGGCGGGTTCACCGGTAGTGACAACGCTCCCTCGGTTTCGCAGCTGGAGGAGTGGACCGACAGCGGCGAGCTGCGGTACGTCCTCGGTTCGGACGGCGGTCGAGGTGGTGGCCCCGGTGGCGGCGGCTACTCCCAGCAGCGGAGCGAGTGGATCGAACAGAACTGCTCCGAGGTGGACTCCTCCGAATACCTGAGCGACGGTCAGAGCGAGACCGGCGGTCAGAACGGCGACGACGGTGGCGCGTCCGGATCGGCTCCGGGGACGGGCCGGGCGTCGACGCTGTACGAGTGCGAGTGA
- a CDS encoding response regulator transcription factor, giving the protein MGESDAAVERRILVVEDESSIRILLESTLRLAGYTVGTAENGQQALVAAERFRPDLVVLDVMLPDLDGFAVTRGLRAAGLETPVLFLTARTEVDDRIAGLSAGGDDYVTKPFSLDEVLLRIRAILRRTGHESGGTSTADPDTLRYADLELDQAAHEVHRAGEYIQLSPTEFNLLSYLMTNATRVVSKTQILDHVWNYDFAGDGRIVETYVRYLRRKIDRFEPPLIHTVRGVGYCLRLPREHAGTATS; this is encoded by the coding sequence ATGGGCGAATCCGACGCGGCCGTCGAGCGGCGAATCCTGGTCGTGGAGGACGAATCGAGCATTCGCATCCTGTTGGAATCCACGCTGCGGCTCGCCGGTTACACCGTCGGCACGGCCGAGAACGGTCAACAGGCTCTCGTGGCGGCGGAACGTTTCCGTCCCGATCTGGTGGTGCTCGACGTGATGCTGCCGGATCTGGACGGATTCGCGGTGACCCGTGGGCTGCGGGCCGCCGGACTGGAGACGCCCGTGCTGTTCCTCACCGCGCGCACCGAGGTCGACGATCGGATAGCGGGCCTGTCGGCCGGTGGGGACGACTACGTCACCAAGCCCTTCAGTCTGGACGAGGTACTGCTGCGCATCCGCGCGATCCTGCGGCGCACGGGCCACGAGAGCGGCGGGACGAGCACGGCGGACCCCGACACGCTCCGCTACGCGGACCTCGAACTGGACCAGGCGGCCCACGAGGTCCACCGGGCGGGCGAGTACATCCAGCTCTCACCGACCGAGTTCAACCTGCTGTCGTACCTGATGACGAACGCGACACGGGTGGTGAGCAAGACCCAGATCCTCGACCACGTGTGGAACTACGACTTCGCGGGCGACGGCAGGATCGTGGAGACCTACGTCAGGTACCTGCGGCGCAAGATCGACCGGTTCGAACCGCCGTTGATCCACACCGTGCGCGGCGTGGGCTACTGCCTGCGGCTGCCGCGCGAGCACGCCGGGACGGCGACGTCGTGA
- a CDS encoding sensor histidine kinase yields MTGRRPTVPNWLRARSLRRRLLIGATLLATIAVLASQVIGVVVLRSWLLSRVDEQLEDFRPPRPEAMRGPVPGEPEGDERRLPSDFRVYFYGPDGELRKSLGSGPESEPELRGPAGGPASGFEEPTTVPARSGGSSWRVLRQDVPGEGSALVALPLDTLQGAVSKLLWLNSALLLATVVGLVAVGRWVVRLALLPLTRMERTAGAIAEGNLELRLRETDPHTEIGRLGRVLNSMIERLRAALRERESSEARLRRFVADAGHELRTPLTSMRGFAELVLKHESLPAEQRHEAHRMIEQNAERMSLLVEDLLLLAKLDQEPVYDREEVDLLSVSADAISGSAHRESSSRVRLNPLRPDAVELESVRVIGDSHRLRQVVGNLVSNALAHTPPEANIRVRVGTAPASRADGGLDGPGRWSSGPELTAGTPTAIVAVTDSGPGLTSEQAGQVFDRFYRADAARSREHGGSGLGLAIAAAIAGNHGGRIELDTRPGRGATFRLVLPGAY; encoded by the coding sequence GTGACGGGCCGCCGTCCGACCGTTCCGAACTGGCTGCGTGCCCGCTCGCTCCGGCGCAGGCTGCTGATCGGCGCCACCCTGCTGGCGACCATCGCCGTGCTGGCCTCCCAGGTGATCGGCGTGGTCGTGCTGCGGTCGTGGCTGCTGAGCAGGGTGGACGAACAGCTGGAGGACTTCAGACCGCCCAGGCCGGAAGCGATGCGCGGCCCGGTGCCCGGTGAGCCGGAGGGTGACGAGCGGCGGCTGCCCTCCGACTTCCGGGTGTACTTCTACGGTCCGGACGGTGAACTACGGAAGTCGCTGGGCAGCGGCCCCGAGAGCGAACCCGAACTGCGCGGGCCCGCTGGTGGGCCCGCCTCGGGGTTCGAGGAACCGACCACCGTGCCCGCCAGGTCCGGCGGGAGCAGTTGGCGGGTGCTGCGCCAGGACGTGCCGGGCGAGGGATCCGCGCTGGTCGCGCTGCCGCTGGACACGCTGCAGGGGGCCGTGTCGAAGCTGCTCTGGCTCAACTCGGCCCTGCTGCTTGCCACCGTGGTCGGGTTGGTCGCGGTCGGCCGGTGGGTGGTCCGCCTCGCTCTGCTGCCGCTGACCAGGATGGAGCGCACGGCCGGTGCCATCGCCGAGGGAAACCTGGAGCTGCGCCTGCGCGAGACCGATCCGCACACCGAGATCGGCAGGCTCGGCCGGGTGCTGAACAGCATGATCGAACGGCTGCGCGCCGCGCTGCGCGAACGCGAGTCCTCCGAGGCCAGGTTACGGCGGTTCGTCGCCGACGCGGGGCACGAACTGCGCACCCCGCTCACCTCGATGCGCGGCTTCGCCGAACTCGTGCTCAAGCACGAGAGCCTGCCCGCCGAGCAGCGCCACGAGGCGCACCGCATGATCGAGCAGAACGCCGAGCGCATGAGCCTGCTGGTCGAGGACCTGCTGCTGCTGGCGAAACTGGACCAGGAGCCGGTCTACGACCGGGAGGAGGTGGACCTGCTCTCGGTGAGCGCCGACGCCATCAGCGGCTCGGCGCACCGGGAGTCCTCCTCGCGCGTGCGGTTGAACCCGCTGCGCCCGGACGCCGTGGAGCTGGAGTCGGTACGGGTGATCGGCGACTCCCACCGGCTGCGCCAGGTGGTGGGCAACCTGGTCTCCAACGCGCTGGCCCACACCCCTCCCGAGGCCAACATCAGGGTTCGGGTGGGGACGGCTCCGGCGAGCCGGGCCGACGGCGGGTTGGACGGTCCCGGGCGGTGGTCATCCGGGCCGGAGCTGACCGCGGGCACGCCGACCGCGATCGTGGCGGTCACCGACTCGGGCCCCGGTCTGACCTCCGAACAGGCGGGACAGGTGTTCGACCGCTTCTACCGAGCGGACGCGGCCCGCTCCCGCGAGCACGGCGGCAGCGGGCTGGGGCTGGCGATAGCCGCCGCCATAGCCGGTAACCACGGCGGCAGGATCGAGCTGGACACCCGCCCCGGGCGGGGAGCGACCTTCCGGCTCGTGCTGCCCGGGGCGTACTGA